CGAGAAACATATAGAAGATAAGACATTAGTAAAATCCACAACATCAAGAATGCTAAAGAAAGCATTGCCATTTAAACCATATATAGCATattgagtcttaggagcggcctcttgcaaaaaaaaaaattggcagaatacacccttgtggtgggacccctccctggaccctcgcttagcggggacgcgtagtgcaccgggtcACCCTTTATAGCATATTGAGCTTCAACCTCCAAATATTGGAAAAAGAGCATGGTAAGAGAAATAAAAGAATCCTCTCATAATGACAGCTTTCTTATTCTGTATCAATAGTGACCAATGAAAGTTTACAAATTTGAAAAGGATTTATCCTTTTTTTAGTCCATCTTCTACGTCAAAGAATCTTTATTCAAGCATAACACTTGTCTTCAATTAATTTTGTTCAACTCAATAACGTGACACTAATTATAACCTAGAACAACACAAGCTCTCAAACTCTTCCTACCATTCTTTGAACAGGGCCCGAGTCAATAATTTAAAATGAAATCACCCTTCTTCAAATGGCTGACCTCCTGCATTTTCCCCAATAGAAATGATTTGCAGACAATAAAACAAGTCACTAATATCATTAGAAAGGTCTATGATTTATCATTGTGCGTTCCACTCAAACACCCTCCCCATCTACTCTCCTCCCAGGTTCATGAAAGCACCCTGATACAAGCAACAGAGGTTTCACAAAACATATCGAGCGATTAAACACTCCACACCTCCCAGAAATGATAATTTTGAATAAGAAGTCAACCAGGGTCAGTTGGTCACAAAAAATACAATTCAGCAATCTAATTCTGAGCATCCCCTTTCCATGGTTCTTTTAACTGAATTTCACTTTACTTGAATCAGCTACCAACCTTTTTTCCCAACTCTGTTTCTGTCAACCATATGCAAGTCAAATTACTAAGAAGTAATACCTAACAGAAAAAGCATTGTTCATGTCAAGACACTAATAAGATATAAATTACTCATTAAGAAACTAGGACAAGCAATATTCATCTTATATAAAACTGGATGAATGGAGTCCTTATGCGGAAAGTCAAGATAGCTAATATCATGAATGTAAATCAAATCCATCACAAGCAACGCACACAAAACATCACCAACACCATAgattttaatatatttgaaGTTCAGTCAGTATATAAACCATAAATAGAAAATCTTATCAGCAAATAAATCCAAACCTAGAATGCTCCTTGGTAGCAATTCAAACCTAACAATGCATACCTGCACTTCCATGAGCAAAATGGCACTTATTCCCAAATGGACAGTACCCGGTGAGTTCCCACTTGTTGCAAATCCGAGTTTTCCAATTTGAAGGCTTCACATTTGCTCCGTTCCCATTCCCGTTCCCATTTCCATTCCCGTTCCCACCCGCACTAACCCCAGCACCTGCACCTGCATTAGCACTTCCTCCAGACCCTGCATACCCTCCTGGGCCCAAACTTATTGCAACACTCTCTCTATTCTTGGACTGCTCATCATGCAAAAATGTGCAATTATCTCCATAAGGGCAACCCTCTTCTGTGTAGAACTTTTTGCAATGCCTCCCTTTATATGACCTCTGCGAGTCCCCTGCAAATCCTCCAACAACTGATGGAATTTGAAATTCCTCTCGAATTTCCAAGACATTCCCTTTGTCTTCCTCATGTGCTGCAACAATTTCTTGCCAGTTTGGAGGTGGACGCCGAAGCTCCTCTATGCTATGTGCAAAATTGCAGTTTGTAACGTATGGACATGTGCCAGCCCGAAATTTGCAGCACAGTTTGGTCTTGAAAAACATTTTTCCTATGGATTTCTTGGAATTTGATTCCTGGGAGTTATTTTTGGACTTTTTGTTCGGTGGTTCACTGCCAGAGCGTGTCTGCGAGGATTGAAAGTTGGAATTGGAGGGAGTGTTGTCGTCGAAGTTGTGCCAAGCACGATAATCATCTTCTGTGGCCCAAACGGAATTGGGATCAATGGAATTTGGAAGCCAGTTCTCAGGTCCTGTTCCAGGAATCACATGGACAACATTTCCACTCGAAAAATCTCTACTGTAAtccattaa
The sequence above is drawn from the Euphorbia lathyris chromosome 6, ddEupLath1.1, whole genome shotgun sequence genome and encodes:
- the LOC136232349 gene encoding zinc finger CCCH domain-containing protein 12, whose translation is MDYSRDFSSGNVVHVIPGTGPENWLPNSIDPNSVWATEDDYRAWHNFDDNTPSNSNFQSSQTRSGSEPPNKKSKNNSQESNSKKSIGKMFFKTKLCCKFRAGTCPYVTNCNFAHSIEELRRPPPNWQEIVAAHEEDKGNVLEIREEFQIPSVVGGFAGDSQRSYKGRHCKKFYTEEGCPYGDNCTFLHDEQSKNRESVAISLGPGGYAGSGGSANAGAGAGVSAGGNGNGNGNGNGNGANVKPSNWKTRICNKWELTGYCPFGNKCHFAHGSAELHRFGGGLVDTDIKDCSSSPADPKLGGVASKAPTDTVVASANSVPHSDLYHLGLPSQRSSILMQRPGQRAHQKWKGPDKISRIYGDWIDDFE